The sequence tctatctctctaaaatatcttcgaatattttcataaatttccatcatatcctccaccaattaaatattaaatattattttttaaaaaaaattacaaatgacataaatttttctaaattaaaatattaaaaaaaatttatattttaaaataggtttattctaaaactattttcgtatgtgtataactcgaaacattatttttatagaattatatcctttttggtaattttgacaataaaaaaaaaatcttataataccaaacatataaacatctttaagttatttaaaataattttatccaaacactttaacaacttatttttaaaataagttctaacagcttataagctcgtaaaataGCTTTTAACCactaggagcttataagctatttttaataAGAAAACTACTTGTTTGTGAGAAATTAATCAAAGTTATACTTCCTTTTTTTTAACAACTGGTAAACATTTTCTTTTATGCTTGCATTATTTCCATTCGAAAAAATGGATCAAATATGACCCGCCCGGCCCAAAAGTTCGATGAAATCAAATTTATTGGCAATGACTGCAGGCAAACGTGCGATTGTCTTTTAAAACAAATTAGTATCTCACCCGTGATGcacaatatataattatatgtgATTATAATTAGAATTAGTAGATTTTCATTAactatttaaaatgataaaaattCATATGAAACGGTTTCAATGAATTATCCATTAAAAAttaaagtattacattttatacCAAAAATGTTACTTATTATCATAAATATGAGTAGTGTTGACCGTCTCAAGGATGAAACTGTCTCACATGAATGTTACACATTTAAAATTATCAttctaatataattaatattcaaaatttattataaaatatttatgtcaTTTGAGATAAAAACTCAACTGCAGTatctcatatttttttatttcgcatttatttttttctaataatatttcatgttttatatgttaATATATACCTTGACCCGCCCGGCCCGAAAGTTCGATGAAATCAAATTTATTGGCAATGACTGCAGGCAAACGTGCGATTGTCTTTTAAAACAAATAATGATTCGCTTAAACAAGAAAAGTGTTGCTTACAAGAAACACAACAAATTACTGAACAAAGTCTTCTTCATGGTTGAAAAGACGGATTAGCCCAATCTATTCCTATCATTTAATACGTCGTCTTTTTTAttagcaaaaaaataaaaataaaatatcgaGGTATTTGATCAAAAGTATCAATAAACAATTGTCaaacagaaaaagaaaaaaaaaaatcaataaacaaTGGCCaatttgtgcatgtttttgaAAAGTATACCATAAAACAACACGATAATATTGTCTGACGAATCTTCTTTAATTAAAACGTTACTaagcaaataatatatatatataatgtattgATCAGTAAAGCAATTTCACGAATTTGTATATGTAAGATTGATCAATGcaactcatatttacaataaaaaaaaaaaaacaagtcgAACCAATTTGTGATCGTGTCGATTACTTATAAAATCATCCAAAAAGTGAGCATGTTTCGACGTAATTTAAGAAAAATCAGACTTCTTAAAGCGTGCACCACACACCAAGCACAAAAAATTGATTTATAGCTAAGCCAATTCAACATAACATGGTAAaccttaatatatattatttcacaAAGCCGCCGATAAATAATTTACGGGTCCACGACTTCTTGGTCAACGACAAACCAAGAACAGATcgataaaaacttaaaaaaaaaaaaaaaaaaaaagcataattataaaacatttgTCCAccaaataatcaaacacatcCAGATCGAGCAGCTAAGCTCATGTTCATCATCAACCACAGCTTTTTCACGATGAAAACTTCCAACAACAATATTGCTAATTCTATTTTCACACTTTCCTTCATATTCCTCGTATCAATATTACTATCGATCCCCGCCGGAGTAATATCCAGGCCGTTTTCCGGCAACTCTCTGGAGCTGGTCTCCGATGGAGTGGACGGATTAATCCAGTCTTCTGTGATCATAAAGACTTCCacagataataataataataattcttcTTGGGTACTGGACGAGAAGTGCGAGCAAATGTACGGGTTCTTGCCATGTTCTTACAGCGTGACGGGACATTTGTTCTTGATTCTGGTGTACGAATACCTGCTGTTTCATGCTGAATCCTACGTCGCCTCCGGAGGGGAGAGGATCTTCAAGATCCTCGGTCCCGGTGTTTTCGGCGCCAGTGCTTTTCAGATCATCGGATCCCTGCCCGAAGCCTTGATTCTTCTTGGTAATAATTGAaactatctatctatctatctactAATCCATCCATCCATCCATCCATTTTTTTTACTAAGTTCTGATCATATACGTACATATATATGCATcgaattattaaaaaaaatatttaaatgaaaTCACAAGTTACATTTTTAAATGGGTTTCCAATAAAGTCTATTCGTTTTATTTTAAAGTATGACCCACCGTCGTTCACATTATTAATTCCTTGGGCCCAATCGGCATCCTAACGAATAATTGTTTGTGTTGGATAAAATTAAACGATAAAGTtggctttttaaaaaaaaaaataaaaattaatgaatATCTTACAATATTTTTATGCGCAAGTGGGTGGGTGGATGCATAACATTTGCAAGAGGTCccatttatataattataatcgTCATGTTCGGAGaagtttgtgtgtgtgtgtgtgtgtttttttttattttttatttagagTAATGAATGTATGATGTTAGGGCGTATTTGTTTCaccttcatttaaaaaaaattcattctgtattttaaatattttatttgatactTAATGGTAGTCATTGGTTGGGTAATTAAATGAGAACGTCCAATTGATTTGTAATTCGAAATTCACgtgtatatattttatattaaaaaatattgtaaAATTATGATTGCCAACTAGAAGCCCGTGTTAATAAATGGGCCATGATCAACATCAAAAGCCCATTTGATCGGTAGTTTCTGGCCCATCTGATTTTAatcgagaaaaaaaaaaaacggtaAACTTGTTCGTTGCCGCTGTGTTTCCAGCATCTGGCCTATTGAGCAGTGAAGAACTAGCTGAAGAATACGTGTTCACGGGTGTTGGATTGCTCGCCGGATCCACGATTTTACTTCTCACTGTGATCTGGGGAACCTGCATTATACTCGGGAGCCAAAAATTTCGCGACCCAGCAAATTTCAATCCTTCTGATAAAAGAAGCCACACCCATTTGGAGAGGTTTTTGATGTCGAAATGGCCGGGTTTGTCGAAAAAACTGGGGTTTATTGGcttgaattgattaattatttGTGCTTTCTGTTTGAATCTTGTTCGGTCTTTTTGTTCTGCTGCAGGTTACGGTGTGGTTACCGATATGGGCACCAGTGTCACTGCCAGGATTCTGCTTATCTCTGTGATACCATCGATGGTCGTCCTGATTCCCGAAATTTTCGGTTTGTCTTTGGCTGGAGAACGAGTGGTTGTGATAGTTACTCTTTTTGTTTCCATCACATTCCTCCTTTCTTACTTCTTCTATcaggtaattttttttttgccagATATGGTTTTTCGCTTGATTTTGATATCTTTCGTTCAATTTCCTGATGGTTAATctcattgaaaaagaaaaaaaaaatgtttataaaTGCTTGAATCTATGGAAAATTGTGATATTAGTCGCGATTGGTTTGGGATTGAACTTGAATTATCTATCATAAGAAAACTTAATTTGGATAGGCATAGAATTGCTTGTATATGTATTTGGGATTTCTGACCAATAAGTTGACTAATGGATAGAGCCAGTACTGAATGCGGGGGCAAAAATTAGCAAATgagcatgttttatttttcaaCGAGTTCTTTAAAATAAACTCTTCTGCCTATTTGCTCCAACTTACTTTCTATGGtaacatttaaatcatattatcCATTAGCTTCCTCGATCAGCCATGTGCAATTAACACCTTCTGCAAAATGGCATACTGGGAAGTGGATTGTGTCTTTCCAGttatatatgatatttttctTTCATAAACCGTGCAGTTCTTTAAGCCATGGATTCAAAGGAGACGCCTGCTTTATGTAAAACATGAATATTTAGTGATAGACATTCTAAAACGTGTGCAAAGCCAGACGAAGGGAAAGCTATTAACCGAGAATGGATCGCCAAATATATCGACCATAAGAAAGTAGGCTCCCGTCCACAAACTcagcattttttttaattcagtttgaaattcttgatatctGTACTAAATTCTCTTGCAGTATATTCAAGGAAAGAGATCAAGATGGAGACAATCTTATCTCACTCTCTGAGTTAAAAGAATTTCTGAAAGAGATAAAGTTTAGAAAACTCCATTATTCAGACGAAGATAGGAGAGCTGAAGAGATGATGAAGGATTTCGATGCTGACAATGACCAGAAAATTACCATGGATGAATTTGTCCGTGGAATGATGAAATGGCTTGATGATACAAAAGAAACAATGAATAAAAGATACCACTCGGTGAGATCACTGAAGGACTTGTACAAGGTGATTTACTTTTCTATTTTCCAGAACTTTTAGATCCcgattataaaaatttgtagCTGATTTGTGACTGAGCCCCAACAGGTTCTTAAACCTTGGATTTCAAAGAAAAGGGAGGAACGTGAAATGATGAGTCGTCTGATTCCAGATATTTTAGAATATCTTCAAAGCTCGGCTTGTGGCGGCCTTTTGGCAAAGGATGGGACTCCGGATGTTACTGCTATAAAAAGGTATCCTTCTTTAATAACTTAAATTTATCAGATAGGTATGTAAGTTGCATGAAAGGCCTCATTTCCAGTAAAACTTTGATCCATTCTCGTATGTTGTTTCTTGTAACCTTTGGTACCATGAAACTTGTTATAATTTTCTTGATCAAAGAGTTTGTTATACTTATTATCAGGTTGTTCAAAAAGATCGACCTTGACAAAGACGATTGCATATCATACGATGAATTGAAGCAGTTAATGACGAATATCAAGTTCGGCATGATGACTTATGATGCTGACATTGCAGCAtccaaaataatggaagaacttGATGTAAGTGGAGATCATTTAATAGACGAGGAGGAATTTGTTATGGGTTTATCAAAATGGCTGAGCACAACTTACAATCAAAAACCGGACTCAGAAAAGACTGAAGAAGAATATTATCAAGTGAGTAAAACCTTGATAATACTTCAAATTCTGGTTTCTGTTGTTATTAAGCAGATCAATGTATATCTGAAAATTTTATGCAGAAAACATGGGAACAGACTGATAAACTCATGGAGGACAAGTTCGTCGATAAATCTCCACTAGCATGGACGAAAGCTATTGGTCTTTTGGTACTCGGGATTGTTGTACTTGGGCTCCTAGCCGAACCTCTTGTACACAGTGTTCGTGCTTTCTCTAAAGCAGCTAATTTGCCATCGTTTTATATTGCTTTTATGTTTATCCCACTGGCTAGCAATGCAAGATTAGCCGTGTCAGCAATCACTGAAGCCCGCAGGAAGAAGCTACACACTACTTCTCTGACATTGTCCGAGGTTTGTTTTCTCACCATTAATGAAGGCAAAATAGTGTACAAGATATGGATTTGTTGTTTCCTGGACTGAAGTTTTTGTTGAATAACGCAGATATATGGAACCGTGTTCATGAACAATATTCTGGGATTAGCTGTTCTTCTTGCCCTGATCTATTATCGTGGCATGTCGTGGGATTTCTCGGCTGAGGTTTTCGTGGTTCTAGTCGTATCTGTGATAATCGGATGCTTGTCGAGTTTCAGCACTGTTTTCCCTATCTGGGCGTCACTTTTAGCTTATCTGATGTACCCGTTGTCATTGGTCTTGGTTTACATTCTTGGAGATTCTACTTGGTTTTCCTAAGATTCCTCGGAGCAGCTGGTTTCACAAAATCTTCAAAACTTGTAAATTGATACATAAATTTTGTATTGCCAGTTTTACAACTGATAATATTTCATTTATTCTTGATTCCTTGTTGATTTAGCGGCCCATCATTTGTTGATAAAATTTCCAGGTATTCTCATCTTTGTCTGAATAATACATTGGTTGATAGTTTCTTTAAACAAAAGTCCCCAACTCCCTAATGGTTAACTGGACTCTGACATTTGTAAGAGATGGTATCTACGTTTGTTCTCAATGGTATCTGCCTCGATTCTATGATCTGAAAATTAAATGTGTGTGAATTATCTCATATTTTATGCATTGATTCATCATAACATGCTTTAAGCACTATAAACACGCATTAAGATTTTACTACTTATATATCTGAGTCATTATATCTATTAattaataatgtatatataACCAAATAATATTTCATTCTCTCCGGGAATTATTATTATgacttatttttttataatagacTCCGTTTATCAtccctttatttattttttttttttgtagtgactaaaaaaaattattttagagAGGTTATTAATTTATTGAGTTTAGAGAAGCTTACTGTATTTAGGCAGCATTTCATAGATCATttgtctcaattatatagtctatttttcatatttaatgTTATCTTTTCAAATCTTTTTATCAGTTTATCCCTAGTAAATTAATATCATTAATTACTTGTACAATTATTATccaattaaaattttcattaaataagTGCAAAATGATAAATTGCTTTATAAAAATTACATTTCCCAAACTTTTTTAATAAGTGTGAAAACAAGCATAAGCCTGAATGAGGGTagatataatataaaatgttgTTTCAAAATTTAGTACTATTTTGTATGGTTCATTTTTGCGATCATTTTTTTAATCcatgaaaaaaatttgtgaatactttagaaaatatttttagtattgtataagtttaaaaaaattaaattatatgttTGAACAAGTTTttgtaagatttttttttaaacatgatttaaaaagtgttctccaaatatagtttttaaaaaacaattgagACTTGTTTtacgattttttaaaattaaaagcaatgatgaaaaacaaaacatattattttttaattgtaaaAAAGGTTTTTATAAAATTGTTGTCATAATGCATGTTTACTCTTAAAACacaatttttaaaacattttattaaaaaaatttaaacttttataAATGTTTATCCAAACGAATCCGTGAATAAATTTTTTACTCTGTCAAAAAGTACATAAAATGATAAAAATGTGTTTGAGTCAGATGTTTGTTAGGTTCTAAAGCTACCGACACCCGTATCAATTAAAAAGTTGATTGGAGAAaagttattaattaaaaatgtttATGAGGATATTATTTATTGGAGTAGAATTCTTCAGAGAATATATAATTtaacaaattaaattttttttataaggaTCATTCTACATTGCTGGACGTGGGAAGCTATAAGCCCATTCAGTATGCTTCGACCCATTCCAAGTAATGggattgaattaaatattacttTTCGAACAGTGGATAGATTTTAGACCTGGATATGGTTGAGTTGTCTTTGGAATGGACTCATATCGAATCCACATTCAACAAATTAATCTTCTTGATGTTTCAAAAGAAAATCATTGCtggttttatttaatttcaaatttccggctatttatttatatatttttatttttatattacgTAAAACTTGCCGCCACTAGGCACTAGCCCATTATATTTTTCGATGTGCACTGGATAAACTTTAGTCAGGACTCGGGTAAACCGCACTAAGCAAGTCATATGTCGCATGCTAGTCCAATAAGATGTTGGTATGAAAAATCAAACTTCTAACATCTGATCAAATGTTCACTTAATCCACCAATTTGGACACTCTTGGGGTCAGACACTACTTGGAGCCAGATTTTTTTCTATGACGTAAGAACTCATAGCCGCTATCTTAAGAACGTGTACTGTATAAATCTAACGCAAGAACATGCAAACCAcactaattaaataaaatgctcCACCAACTTGAATACCCTTGAATTGAGACGGGATATTTATGTATTCCTATATCTTGAAGTTGACGCCttagaaaaaataatattatccaGATTCACCAATAACACTTTTGGAAGCACCTTATAGAATACTGACTAGTAGTAGTCTTCGTACATACGTGTTCAAGTACGGGCCAACGTAGCTTTAAGCACTGGGTGGGGACTGAcctatttaggtagtgtttgagaaagcttattaaaaacatttttcagtttttttgttaacacaaatttgaaattttgtgaaattttgttaacgaaaaactgaaaagtgcttcctaaaagctcttccaaacactaccttattaGTCAGAACTCAGACTCAGACATCAACCCCACCACTTCTTTGTGAGTCCACAATATACAAATAAGTTTTTATTTGAAACATCGACATTTATAACATTTATTATAGTCTATCTCACACCAAAATCTCGAATTTTAGATGATATCTATGGATTATGATTAGAAACTCGATTGTGATTCGTGATAATCGTCTCCGGAACGAAAAAAAATAAGGAAAAGAAAAAGTCGAAGCTCTTAATTAAAACTATGTACACCGATTCAAAAGCTCCCATTTATTGACCCCGCAGGCCACGAATTTcttcttaaaattaattaacttcGCCTTCTTGACAAGTCAAATGGTTCCCACCATAGATCAAATGGTTCCCACCATAGAtttttatacataaatatatatatatatatatatatatataatagataatagatatcgTAATTATAGATATGAACTGAAAATGGTTCCCACtacttaattaatattaatattacataAATGATTAATTTATTATGAGAAATTGATGGCCAGTAGCAGTCGTTGTCGATTTTTTTCGCCTCTTCTAATTtgcaaaacattaaaaattaaaattttgaattag comes from Henckelia pumila isolate YLH828 chromosome 4, ASM3356847v2, whole genome shotgun sequence and encodes:
- the LOC140863759 gene encoding sodium/calcium exchanger NCL1-like, which produces MFIINHSFFTMKTSNNNIANSIFTLSFIFLVSILLSIPAGVISRPFSGNSLELVSDGVDGLIQSSVIIKTSTDNNNNNSSWVLDEKCEQMYGFLPCSYSVTGHLFLILVYEYLLFHAESYVASGGERIFKILGPGVFGASAFQIIGSLPEALILLASGLLSSEELAEEYVFTGVGLLAGSTILLLTVIWGTCIILGSQKFRDPANFNPSDKRSHTHLERFLMSKWPGYGVVTDMGTSVTARILLISVIPSMVVLIPEIFGLSLAGERVVVIVTLFVSITFLLSYFFYQFFKPWIQRRRLLYVKHEYLVIDILKRVQSQTKGKLLTENGSPNISTIRNIFKERDQDGDNLISLSELKEFLKEIKFRKLHYSDEDRRAEEMMKDFDADNDQKITMDEFVRGMMKWLDDTKETMNKRYHSVRSLKDLYKVLKPWISKKREEREMMSRLIPDILEYLQSSACGGLLAKDGTPDVTAIKRLFKKIDLDKDDCISYDELKQLMTNIKFGMMTYDADIAASKIMEELDVSGDHLIDEEEFVMGLSKWLSTTYNQKPDSEKTEEEYYQKTWEQTDKLMEDKFVDKSPLAWTKAIGLLVLGIVVLGLLAEPLVHSVRAFSKAANLPSFYIAFMFIPLASNARLAVSAITEARRKKLHTTSLTLSEIYGTVFMNNILGLAVLLALIYYRGMSWDFSAEVFVVLVVSVIIGCLSSFSTVFPIWASLLAYLMYPLSLVLVYILGDSTWFS